ATTCCCTATTTATTTAGTCTTAGGGAATCAATTGCTGATTTGTTCCCTATCTTTTTGGACATGGGGAGGGAACTTGTCATCTACTCCCTGTCTTTTGTTGGGAATAAAGTAGTTGCATTTTGTGAAAGTTTGTGTATAATAAGTTATAGAAAAAATAATAAAGGTTCGTCTTCAGGGGCAGGGTGTAATTCCCGACCGGTGGTAAAAGTCCACGAACTGCTTCGTATAAGTGGTTGAATTGGTGCAAGTCCAATACCGACAGTATAGTCTGGATAAAGAAGATAGAGCATATTTGGTTTATCTGACTTTTGTTAGAAGAGCAAGTACTCTATTCTCCCTTGGGAAAATAGAGTTTTTTTATTAGCAAAAGAAAGAAAAATAAATAGGTTCCGATGAAGATGAGTCCTTGTACTAGGAGGATTTATATGCACAGTAATGCTAGGAAAATGGTAGCAGTAGCGATGTTTGCAGCGATGGGGTTGGTTTTACAATATATAGCCTTTCCGGTTATGCCAGCGTTTGGATTTTTGAAAATAGATTTTAGTGATGTCCCAGTTATTTTGAGTATGTTTCTATTTGGCCCTGTAAGTGGCATTTTGACCGCTTTTCTTAGATCGTTTTTACATCTTATAACGACGGGTCTAGCGCCGCAAAATATCGTAGGCGATGTTGCTAGCTTTTTAGCAACTACTTGTTATTGCTTACCTGTGTATTACTTTTTTAATAAAGGAACGAACCTACGCAATAAAATTTTAGGAACTTTTTTGGGAGTACTTTCGATGACTTTATTCATGAGTATTGCTAATTATTTCGTTATTACTCCATTGTATTTGCGTTTTTTCCAATTATCAGTTACCGAAATGTTAGGCATGCCACTAGCAAATTATGTAGTTCTTGGAATCTTGCCATTTAACTTAATCAAAGGCGGATTAGTTAGTGCAGTATTTTTGGTTCTTCATGCGAAACTTCTTCCGTGGATTAGTAGAAAAAGAAACCACTCTACAGCTCATTATCCCATGAATTAAGTAGTGAAAAATTTTAAAAAAAACAATGAAGTAACCAGTTAAGCCATAAAAGCTTAACTGGTTTTTTCGTAAAAAGTTATTTTAAGGGGATTTAACGGTAAAAATTTTCGTGTATAATAAATATAGATGGGTATTGTTGGTGGACTTTAATAAAGGGATTTGCTGACGTTTTTGGAGGATGTATGGAAGAATTTATTTTATCGCTATTTATGGGTAACAAAGAGTTGAAAAAAACAACGCTTTATCAAATTTTAATAGGAAAACATACCACTTCTGTTTTATGTTACGCTTATTTTCATGATCTCTTGCCTTACTTTTCAGCTTTACCAACGTTGGAAGAAGAAAAATTTGATCAAGAAATTGCAAAGCTTGTTTACAATGGTTGGGTAAGACAAGATCAACAGCAATTAATTCTGGAAAGTAATCCTTTATCTTCTAATTTACTACATACACCTGTATTTCGGTCGCTAGACTTTTTTCAATTTGGTAGAAAAGAGGAGGTTTGCTGGCGCTCTTTTCGTTTTTTATTACAGGCAGCTTCATTTTTAGGAAAAAAAGCAGAGTATGTGCCGCTAGAAAATGCGCCCATTTATACCCAAAGAGTGCGAGAAGTCATCCATCAATATGGGCAAGATCTACCTGAAATAATCTATCAAGAAACAAGTCATCTATTT
This region of Tetragenococcus osmophilus genomic DNA includes:
- a CDS encoding ECF transporter S component translates to MHSNARKMVAVAMFAAMGLVLQYIAFPVMPAFGFLKIDFSDVPVILSMFLFGPVSGILTAFLRSFLHLITTGLAPQNIVGDVASFLATTCYCLPVYYFFNKGTNLRNKILGTFLGVLSMTLFMSIANYFVITPLYLRFFQLSVTEMLGMPLANYVVLGILPFNLIKGGLVSAVFLVLHAKLLPWISRKRNHSTAHYPMN